A genome region from Populus alba chromosome 3, ASM523922v2, whole genome shotgun sequence includes the following:
- the LOC118037910 gene encoding uncharacterized protein — protein sequence MDKKKVAVPLVCHGHSRPVVDLFYSPVTPDGFFLISASKDSSPMLRNGETGDWIGTFEGHKGAVWSCCLDTSALRAASGSADFSAKLWDALTGDELHSFEHKHIVRACTFSEDTHLLLTGGVEKILRIFDLNRPDAPPREVDNSPGSIRTVAWLHSDQTILSSCTDIGGVRLWDVRSGKIVQTLETKSPVTSAEVSRDGRYITTADGSTVKFWDANHFGLVKSYDMPCNVESASLEPKLGNKFVAGGEDMWIHVFDFHTGEQIGCNKGHHGPVHCLRFSPGGESYASGSEDGTIRIWQLGPASHDENDSVPANGPTGKVEVSADDVAQKIEGFHISGEGKTTEKENATDA from the exons ATGGACAAGAAGAAGGTGGCAGTGCCATTAGTGTGCCATGGACATTCACGTCCTGTTGTGGATTTGTTTTACAGTCCTGTCACTCCTGATGGCTTCTTTCTCATCAGTGCTAGCAAGG ATTCTAGTCCAATGTTGAGAAATGGGGAGACTGGTGATTGGATTGGAACATTTGAGGGGCACAAGGGTGCAGTGTGGAGTTGCTGCCTGGACACTAGTGCTTTGCGTGCAGCATCTGGCTCTGCTGATTTTTCTGC AAAATTGTGGGATGCATTGACAGGGGATGAATTACACTCTTTTGAGCATAAGCATATTGTTCGAGCATGCACATTTTCAGAG GATACACACCTTCTACTTACTGGTGGAGTTGAAAAAATTCTTCGAATATTTGACTTGAATCGTCCAGATGCACCCCCAAGAGAAGTTGACAATTCACCAGGTTCAATCAGAACTGTTGCATGGCTTCACAGTGATCAGACCATATTAAGTTCTTGTACTGATATTGGTGGTGTGAG GTTATGGGATGTCCGAAGTGGCAAAATTGTTCAAACTCTTGAAACAAAGTCACCTGTAACAAGTGCTGAAGTGAGTCGGGATGGTCGCTATATAACTACTGCTGATGGATCTACAGTTAAATTTTGGGATGCAAATCA CTTTGGATTGGTGAAAAGCTATGACATGCCATGCAATGTGGAATCAGCTTCATTGGAACCAAAACTTGGTAATAAGTTTGTTGCTGGAGGAGAAGATATGTGGATCCATGTCTTTGATTTCCACACAGGAGAACAGATCG GATGCAACAAGGGTCACCATGGTCCTGTTCATTGTTTGCGATTCTCACCTGGAGGAGAATCTTATGCATCAGGATCCGAAGATGGAACCATCAGAATATGGCAACTGGGCCCTGCAAGTCATGATGAGAATGATTCTGTTCCTGCGAACGGACCAACTGGGAAAGTGGAGGTTTCTGCTGACGATGTTGCCCAAAAGATCGAGGGCTTTCATATTAGCGGAGAAGGGAAAACTACGGAGAAGGAAAACGCAACAGATGCCTGA